In Electrophorus electricus isolate fEleEle1 chromosome 1, fEleEle1.pri, whole genome shotgun sequence, a single window of DNA contains:
- the tmem41b gene encoding transmembrane protein 41B isoform X1 translates to MAKKRSGVIEAGVTPLSEEEVIKETQCLKATQYSGGGSARMSLLILVSIFACSASVMYLVYRNFPELSEDEREKIKVPKDMDDAKALGTVLSKYKDTYYSQVLIAYFATYIFLQTFAIPGSIFLSILSGYLYPFPLALFLVCLCSGLGASFCYMLSYLVGRPVVYKYLTERAQKWSQQVDKHREHLINYIIFLRITPFLPNWFINITSPVINVPLGVFFLGTFLGVAPPSFVAINAGTTLYKLTTAGEAVSWYSLVVLAVLAVLSILPVCFQKKLQQKLE, encoded by the exons ATGGCCAAAAAGAGAAGCGGTGTCATTGAAGCGGGAGTCACACCTCTGTCAGAGGAAGAAGTGATAAAAGAAACTCAGTGCCTTAAAG CGACTCAGTACTCTGGAGGGGGATCTGCCCGTATGTCCCTTCTCATTCTGGTTTCGATCTTTGCTTGTTCTGCATCAGTAATGTATCTGGTTTATAGGAATTTTCCTGAGCTCAGCGA agATGAGAGGGAAAAGATAAAAGTCCCTAAAGACATGGATGATGCTAAGGCATTAGGCACAGTACTCTCTAAATATAAGGACACCTATTATAGCCAAGTGCTTATAGCTTATTTTGCTACTTACATCTT CCTTCAGACGTTTGCCATTCCAGGCTCAATTTTTCTCAGTATCCTGTCTGGCTATCTATATCCCTTCCCCTTGGCCTTGTTCTTGGTCTGTTTG TGCTCAGGTCTGGGAGCCTCTTTCTGCTACATGTTGTCCTATTTGGTTGGCAGACCTGTTGTTTACAAGTACCTCACAGAGAGAGCCCAGAAATGGTCTCAACAG GTGGATAAGcacagagaacatctaatcaaCTACATAATTTTTCTGAGAATTACCCCCTTCCTCCCAAACTGGTTTATCAACATTACTTCCCCTGTCATCAATGTACCTCTGGGAGTCTTTTTCCTTGGTACATTCCTTG GAGTAGCCCCCCCTTCCTTCGTGGCAATCAATGCCGGCACAACACTCTACAAGCTGACGACGGCGGGGGAGGCTGTGTCCTGGTACTCCCTGGTTGTACTGGCTGTTCTAGCTGTGCTCTCAATCCTTCCGGTCTGCTTCCAGAAAAAGCTGCAGCAGAAGCTGGAGTAG
- the ipo7 gene encoding importin-7: MDPNSLIEALRGTMEPNLREAAERQLNEGHAQVNFTSTLLQVTMSEQLDLPVRQAGVIYLKNMVTQFWSEGENANNEVPTSNIPESDRQFIRDNIVEAIIQSPERIRVQLTTCIHHMIKHDYPGKWTAIVDKIGFYLQSDNSACWLGILLCLYQLVKNYEYKKPDERQPLIAAMQIFMPMLKERFIQLLPDLSSDSVLVQKQIFKILYALFQYNLPLELINKQNLTEWMEILKTVVDRDVPPETLQVDEDERPELPWWKCKKWALHILARLFERYGSPGNTTKEYTEFAELFLKGYAVAAQQVLLKVLYQYKERQYVAPRVLQQALNYINQGIAHAVTWKNLKPHIQGIIQDVVFPLMCYTDSDEELWQEDPYEYIRMKFDVFEDFISPTTAAQTLLFTACNKRKEVLQKTMGFCYQILTELASDPRKKDGALHMIGSLAEILLKKKIYKDQMEFMLQSHVFPLFRSELGYMRARACWVLHYFCEVKFKSDQNLQTALELTRFCLISDTEMPVKVEAAIALQVLISNQEKAKEYITPFIRPVMQALLHIVRETENDDLTNVIQKMICEYSEEVTPIAVEMTQHLAMTFNQVIQTGPDEEGGDDKAVTAMGILNTIDTLLSVVEDHKEITQQLEGICLQVIGTVLQQHVLEFYEEILSLAHSLTCQQVSPQMWQLLPLVFEVFQQDGFDYFTDMMPLLHNYVTVDTDTLLSDTKYLEIIYSMCKKVLTGDPGEDPECHAAKLLEVVILQCKGRGIDQVVPLFVTTALERLTREVKTSELRTMCLQVAIAALYYSPPLLLNTLENLRFPNNTEPITNHFISQWLKDIDCFLGLHDRKMCVLGLCALMDLEQRPQSVSQVAGQLLPAAILLFNGLKRAYACRAEHENEEDEDDEDGEEEDDNAELGSDEDDIDDEGQEYLEMLAKQAGEDGDDEDWEEDDAEETALEGYTTSVDDEENPVDEYQIFKAILQNIQSRDPTWYQALTQCLDEEQGKQLQDIGTLADQRRAAHESKMIEKHGGYKFTVPVVPTNFNFGGSAPGMN, translated from the exons ATGGATCCAAACTCTTTGATTGAAGCCCTCCGGGGCACCATGGAGCCAAATTTGCGTGAGGCCGCGGAGAGACAGCTGAATGAG GGCCATGCCCAGGTAAACTTCACATCCACGCTACTGCAGGTGACCATGTCTGAACAACTGGATTTGCCTGTGCGGCAAGCAG GCGTCATCTATTTGAAAAACATGGTCACACAGTTCTGGAGCGAAGGTGAGAACGCAAACAACGAGGTGCCTACCAGCAACATCCCTGAGTCGGACCGCCAGTTTATCCGAGACAACATAGTGGAGGCCATCATCCAGTCGCCGGAGCGCATCAG AGTCCAGCTCACCACCTGCATTCACCACATGATTAAGCACGACTACCCTGGCAAATGGACGGCCATCGTGGACAAGATTGGCTTCTACCTGCAGTCCGACAACAGTGCCTGCTGGCTGGGCATCCTGCTGTGTCTCTACCAGCTGGTGAAGAACTACGA GTACAAGAAGCCGGACGAGCGCCAGCCTCTGATCGCCGCCATGCAGATCTTCATGCCCATGCTGAAAGAACGCTTCATCCAGCTCCTGCCAGACCTCTCCAGCGACTCTGTGCTGGTGCAGAAACAGATCTTCAAGATCCTCTACGCACTCTTTCAG TATAATCTTCCTCTGGAGCTGATCAACAAGCAGAACCTGACCGAGTGGATGGAGATCCTGAAGACAGTAGTGGACAGAGATGTTCCTCCG GAGACGCTGCAGGTGGACGAGGATGAGAGGCCTGAGCTCCCCTGGTGGAAGTGTAAGAAGTGGGCCCTCCACATCCTGGCTCGGCTCTTCGAGAG GTACGGGAGCCCCGGCAACACGACCAAAGAGTATACAGAGTTTGCCGAGCTCTTCCTCAAGGGTTACGCCGTGGCCGCTCAACAG GTCCTGCTCAAGGTCTTGTATCAATATAAGGAGAGGCAATACGTAGCACCCAGAGTTTTGCAACAGGCCCTGAACTACATTAACCAGGGCATAGCTCATGCCGTCACCTGGAAGAACCTAAAGCCTCATATCCAG ggCATCATCCAGGACGTGGTCTTCCCCCTCATGTGCTACACGGACAGTGATGAGGAGCTGTGGCAGGAGGATCCATACGAGTACATCCGCATGAAGTTCG ACGTGTTCGAGGACTTCATCTCGCCCACCACGGCTGCCCAGACCCTGCTCTTCACCGCCTGCAACAAAAGGAAAGAA GTATTGCAGAAGACGATGGGCTTCTGTTATCAGATCCTCACCGAGCTCGCCTCAGACCCCCGCAAGAAGGACGGTGCCCTTCACATGATTGGCTCCCTGGCCGAGATTCTGCTCAAG AAAAAGATTTACAAAGACCAGATGGAGTTCATGCTGCAGAGTCACGTCTTCCCCCTTTTCCGCAGCGAGCTCGGTTACATGAGAGCGAGG GCCTGTTGGGTTCTGCACTACTTCTGCGAGGTGAAGTTTAAGAGCGACCAGAACCTGCAGACGGCCCTGGAGCTCACACGCTTCTGTCTCATCAGCGACACTGAGATGCCTGTGAAAGTGGAGGCAGCCATCGCTCTGCAAGTCCTCATCAGTAACCAGGAGAAAG CCAAAGAGTACATCACCCCTTTCATCCGGCCAGTGATGCAGGCTCTCCTTCACATCGTGCGTGAGACAGAGAACGATGACCTCACCAATGTCATCCAGAAGATGATCTGCGAGTACAGTGAGGAGGTGACCCCCATCGCCGTGGAGATGACTCAGCACCTG GCCATGACCTTCAACCAGGTGATCCAGACCGGCCCCGACGAGGAGGGCGGTGACGACAAGGCCGTGACTGCCATGGGCATCCTCAACACCATCGACACACTGCTCAGCGTAGTGGAGGACCATAAAGAG ATCACGCAGCAGCTGGAGGGGATCTGTCTGCAGGTGATCGGCACAGTGCTGCAGCAGCATGTCCTAG AGTTCTATGAAGAGATCCTGTCCCTGGCTCACAGTCTGACGTGTCAACAGGTGTCACCACAAATGTGGCAGCTCCTGCCTCTTGTCTTTGAGGTCTTCCAGCAGGATGGCTTTGACTACTTCACGG aCATGATGCCACTTCTCCACAACTACGTTACAGTTGACACAGACACTCTTCTGTCCGACACAAAGTACCTTGAAATCATCTACAGCATGTGCAAAAAG GTTTTGACAGGTGACCCAGGCGAGGACCCAGAGTGTCATGCGGCCAAGCTTCTCGAAGTCGTCATTTTGCAATGTAAAGGGCGGGGCATAGACCAG GTGGTGCCTCTCTTTGTAACCACGGCCCTGGAGCGTCTGACGCGGGAGGTAAAGACCAGCGAGCTGAGGACTATGTGCCTGCAGGTAGCCATCGCCGCACTCTACTACAGCCCGCCTCTGCTCCTCAACACACTGGAGAACCTCCGTTTCCCCAACAACACAGAGCCCATCACCAACCACTTCATTTCCCAGTGGCTCAAGGACATTGACTGCTTCCTCGG GCTCCACGACAGGAAGATGTGCGTGCTGGGGCTGTGTGCCCTGATGGATCTGGAGCAGAGGCCCCAGTCGGTGAGTCAGGTCGCCGGCCAGCTTCTTCCTGCCGCCATCCTGCTGTTTAACGGTCTGAAGAGGGCATACGCCTGCAGGGCTGAGCATGAGAACGAGGAGGACGAAGACGACGAAGAtggggaggaggaagatgatAATG CTGAGCTTGGAAGCGACGAGGATGACATTGACGATGAAGGCCAGGAATACCTCGAAATGCTCGCCAAGCAAGCCGGAGAGGATGGCGATGATGAAGACTGGGAAGAGGATGACGCGGAGGAGACTGCACTTGAAGGCTACACCACCTCCGTTGATGATGAGGAGAATCCTGTCGATGAGTACCAGATCTTTAAAGCCATATTACAAA ATATCCAGTCCCGCGATCCAACATGGTACCAGGCACTCACCCAGTGTCTGGACGAAGAACAGGGCAAACAGCTTCAGGACATCGGCACACTCGCAGATCAGAGACGAGCAGCACATG AATCAAAGATGATTGAGAAACATGGGGGATACAAGTTCACAGTGCCAGTGGTGCCAACCAACTTCAACTTTGGTGGCAGTGCCCCTGGAATGAATTGA
- the tmem41b gene encoding transmembrane protein 41B isoform X2, translating to MAKKRSGVIEAGVTPLSEEEVIKETQCLKATQYSGGGSARMSLLILVSIFACSASVMYLVYRNFPELSEDEREKIKVPKDMDDAKALGTVLSKYKDTYYSQVLIAYFATYIFILSGYLYPFPLALFLVCLCSGLGASFCYMLSYLVGRPVVYKYLTERAQKWSQQVDKHREHLINYIIFLRITPFLPNWFINITSPVINVPLGVFFLGTFLGVAPPSFVAINAGTTLYKLTTAGEAVSWYSLVVLAVLAVLSILPVCFQKKLQQKLE from the exons ATGGCCAAAAAGAGAAGCGGTGTCATTGAAGCGGGAGTCACACCTCTGTCAGAGGAAGAAGTGATAAAAGAAACTCAGTGCCTTAAAG CGACTCAGTACTCTGGAGGGGGATCTGCCCGTATGTCCCTTCTCATTCTGGTTTCGATCTTTGCTTGTTCTGCATCAGTAATGTATCTGGTTTATAGGAATTTTCCTGAGCTCAGCGA agATGAGAGGGAAAAGATAAAAGTCCCTAAAGACATGGATGATGCTAAGGCATTAGGCACAGTACTCTCTAAATATAAGGACACCTATTATAGCCAAGTGCTTATAGCTTATTTTGCTACTTACATCTT TATCCTGTCTGGCTATCTATATCCCTTCCCCTTGGCCTTGTTCTTGGTCTGTTTG TGCTCAGGTCTGGGAGCCTCTTTCTGCTACATGTTGTCCTATTTGGTTGGCAGACCTGTTGTTTACAAGTACCTCACAGAGAGAGCCCAGAAATGGTCTCAACAG GTGGATAAGcacagagaacatctaatcaaCTACATAATTTTTCTGAGAATTACCCCCTTCCTCCCAAACTGGTTTATCAACATTACTTCCCCTGTCATCAATGTACCTCTGGGAGTCTTTTTCCTTGGTACATTCCTTG GAGTAGCCCCCCCTTCCTTCGTGGCAATCAATGCCGGCACAACACTCTACAAGCTGACGACGGCGGGGGAGGCTGTGTCCTGGTACTCCCTGGTTGTACTGGCTGTTCTAGCTGTGCTCTCAATCCTTCCGGTCTGCTTCCAGAAAAAGCTGCAGCAGAAGCTGGAGTAG